The DNA segment AATTCCCCTCTGCCGCGATCACGTTGCTTCATTTGACTACCGAGGTCAGGGCGGCGCGCAGTCTCCTTTATGACCTTCCGTGTCCACTCACTTCATCTTCAGATGGGCTTAGGAGATTAATGACTGAAGTGCCGACAGCCTGTGCCAACGCGTCCAAAATATCAATGCCTACGTTCCGTTTCCCGCGCTCAATCTGGGAGATATACGACCAGTCCATTTGACTGGCCTGCGCCACATCAAAGATT comes from the Deinococcus betulae genome and includes:
- a CDS encoding helix-turn-helix domain-containing protein, yielding MAQASQMDWSYISQIERGKRNVGIDILDALAQAVGTSVINLLSPSEDEVSGHGRS